The following is a genomic window from Shewanella avicenniae.
CCAAACCAACAACGGCATTCATTGGATATTGACTAAGATCCGCCAGTTGTTCTGCGGGAATTGAGATGCCGCTTTCCTTTAGCTTATCGGCGATTGAGGGCATTTGGTAAGGTTGCCATTGACCTTCATCTGCAACAACTGCATAAGATGAAAGCGCCAAGGCGACAGCCAGAGCGATACGCATGAGTAATCCTTTTTGTGAATTTGTGCGCACAACATCAAGTGCGCCCAACAACTCAGTTGCTGGTAATTAAATAGTCGCCGAATTTATAACACGTTTTAGCCATCGATTGGAGATTCGAAATCGCTATGCCACAGCCTGCTGCTTTCAGCTCACGTGACAAACGCAAAGACGCACAAACAGAAGCGTTGAAATTACCGCCTCACTCCATAGAAGCAGAGCAATCTGTGTTGGGGGGCTTAATGCTGGATGCCGAAGCTTGGGACAAAGTGGCCGAATTGGTGGTGCGTGAAGATTTTTATTCTCGCGCCCACAAGCTGATTTTTACCGCCATGCAAAGTTTGACCGAACGCGGTCAACCAATCGATTTGATTACGGTTTCTGAGCAACTTGAGCTAACCGATGAGCTTGAAGATGCCGGTGGCTTTGCCTATCTCGGCGAAATTGCCAAAAACACCCCAAGCGCGGGCAATATTCTGTCCTACTCCGCCATTGTGCGTGAACGCGCTGTGGTGCGCGAGATGATCCGTGTTGCCCACGAAATTGCCGATGCGGGTTACAACCCTGAAGGACGTGACTCCAGCGCCCTGCTCGATCTCGCTGAAAGCAAAGTCTTTAAAATTGCTGAGCAACGCGCCAATGCCAACGAAGGTCCAGAGGGGATCAAATCGATTCTGGAAAAAACCGTCGACAAGATTGAGCAGTTGTATAACAACCCGCACAACGGGGTGACAGGGGTGTCTTCTGGCTTTGGCGATCTCGACAAAATGACCGCTGGCTTCCAATCCGGTGACTTGGTGATTGTCGCGGCGCGTCCATCGATGGGTAAAACCACCTTTGCGATGAACCTGTGTGAAAACGCTGCGTTAAGTGAAGATAAACCGGTACTGATCTTCAGCTTAGAGATGCCGTCCGAACAGATCATGATGCGTATGCTCGCGTCTGTCGGCCGCGTTGACCAAACTCGTATTCGTACTGGTCAGCTAGATGATGACGATTGGGCGCGAGTGTCCTCCACCATGGGCTTGATGCTCGAAAAAGGCAAAATGTATATCGACGACAGCTCAGGGTTAACGCCCACTGAAGTGCGCAGCCGTGCCCGTCGTATTGCCCGCGAACACGGTGGCTTATCGATGATCATGGTCGACTACTTGCAGTTGATGCAAGTACCCGCGTTGGCCGACAACCGTACGCTAGAAATTGCCGAAATCTCGCGCTCACTAAAAGCGTTAGCCAAAGAACTCGAAATTCCGGTGATCGCGCTGTCACAGTTGAACCGCTCGCTCGAACAACGAGCCGATAAGCGCCCAGTGAACTCGGATCTTCGTGAATCAGGCTCTATCGAGCAGGACGCGGATTTGATTATGTTTATTTACCGTGATGAGGTTTATCACGATGACTCTCCAGATAAAGGCACTGCCGAAATCATTATTGGTAAACAGCGTAACGGCCCCATTGGGCGGGTGCGTTTGACCTTCCAAGGTAAATTCTCACGCTTTGACAATTATGCTGGCCCTCAGTTTGAAGAAGACTAGCATTGAGAAATTCGAGCACAGCAACGCTGTGCTCATCAGTATGTAACGAAGGTATAACGTGAAACCTTTTCCTCGAGCAGAAATCAGTCGTCAGGCACTGCAGCACAACCTGATGCGTCTTCGTGAAGTTGCTCCCCACAGTAAAATCATGGCTGTTGTAAAAGCGAATGGATATGGACATGGGCTGTTGAATGTAGCCGAGTGTGTCAGTGATGCTGACGGCTTTGGCCTTGCGCGACTGGAAGAAGCTCTGCAACTTCGCCAAGGCGGAGTTACTGCCAAGCTATTGCTATTAGAAGGTTTTTTTCGTGCAGAAGACTTGCCACTGCTGGTAGAACATCAGATCGATACCGTGGTACACCATGCATCGCAGATCGAGATGCTGGAACAAGCGAATCTGACAAAGCCGGTGACCGTCTGGTTGAAGATCGACAGCGGTATGCACCGGTTAGGGTTTTCACCGGCGCAGTTTGCTGATGTTTATGCACGACTCAACC
Proteins encoded in this region:
- the dnaB gene encoding replicative DNA helicase, which gives rise to MPQPAAFSSRDKRKDAQTEALKLPPHSIEAEQSVLGGLMLDAEAWDKVAELVVREDFYSRAHKLIFTAMQSLTERGQPIDLITVSEQLELTDELEDAGGFAYLGEIAKNTPSAGNILSYSAIVRERAVVREMIRVAHEIADAGYNPEGRDSSALLDLAESKVFKIAEQRANANEGPEGIKSILEKTVDKIEQLYNNPHNGVTGVSSGFGDLDKMTAGFQSGDLVIVAARPSMGKTTFAMNLCENAALSEDKPVLIFSLEMPSEQIMMRMLASVGRVDQTRIRTGQLDDDDWARVSSTMGLMLEKGKMYIDDSSGLTPTEVRSRARRIAREHGGLSMIMVDYLQLMQVPALADNRTLEIAEISRSLKALAKELEIPVIALSQLNRSLEQRADKRPVNSDLRESGSIEQDADLIMFIYRDEVYHDDSPDKGTAEIIIGKQRNGPIGRVRLTFQGKFSRFDNYAGPQFEED